One genomic window of Bradyrhizobium sp. B124 includes the following:
- a CDS encoding branched-chain amino acid ABC transporter permease, with protein sequence MMPKLNASNAVAALLCAALVLLPVYSAVTGNIFILTLFTRIAIYALAAASLNLIMGYGGMMSFGHAAYLGIGGYAVGILAAEGIGSGFIQWPVALAVSALFALLIGALSLRTRGVYFIMITLAFAQMAYYVASALSRYGGDDGLTVYKRSDFAGLINLSDRNQFYYLCLACLFGGLYLIWRIVNSRFGLVVQGVRSNEQRMQAIGFHANRYRLVCFVIAGTICGLAGALLANNTDFVSPAVMYWTRSGDLMVMVILGGMGSLFGPVVGAIVYLLLEELLSQFTEYSGLILGPVLLLIVLFARGGIMGLLGRMNRG encoded by the coding sequence ATGATGCCCAAGCTCAACGCCTCCAATGCCGTCGCGGCGCTGCTGTGCGCCGCGCTGGTCCTGCTGCCGGTCTATTCGGCTGTCACCGGCAATATCTTCATCCTCACGCTGTTCACCCGCATCGCGATCTATGCGCTGGCGGCGGCGAGCCTCAATCTGATCATGGGCTATGGCGGCATGATGAGCTTTGGCCATGCCGCCTATCTCGGCATCGGCGGCTATGCCGTCGGCATCCTCGCCGCCGAGGGCATCGGCTCCGGCTTCATCCAGTGGCCGGTGGCGCTCGCGGTCTCGGCGCTGTTTGCGCTTCTGATCGGCGCGCTCTCGCTGCGCACCCGCGGCGTCTACTTCATCATGATCACGCTGGCCTTTGCGCAGATGGCCTATTACGTCGCCTCCGCGCTGTCGCGCTACGGCGGCGACGACGGGCTGACCGTCTACAAGCGCAGCGATTTCGCCGGCCTGATCAATCTGTCGGACCGCAACCAGTTCTATTATCTCTGTCTCGCCTGCCTGTTCGGCGGCCTCTATCTGATCTGGCGCATCGTCAATTCGCGCTTCGGCCTCGTGGTGCAGGGCGTCCGCTCCAATGAGCAGCGCATGCAGGCGATCGGCTTCCATGCCAACCGCTACCGCCTGGTCTGTTTCGTCATCGCCGGCACGATCTGCGGCCTGGCCGGCGCGCTGCTTGCCAACAACACCGACTTCGTCAGCCCTGCCGTGATGTACTGGACCCGCTCCGGCGACCTCATGGTGATGGTGATCCTCGGCGGCATGGGCTCGCTGTTCGGCCCTGTCGTCGGCGCGATCGTCTATCTGCTGCTCGAGGAGCTGCTGTCCCAGTTCACCGAATATTCGGGACTGATCCTCGGCCCGGTGCTGCTGTTGATCGTGCTGTTCGCGCGCGGTGGCATCATGGGCCTGCTCGGGAGGATGAACCGTGGCTGA
- a CDS encoding helix-turn-helix transcriptional regulator: MGIMTEANDPETDFLEQLGQRVRTMRALRGMSRKVLAKVSGISERYIAQLESGKGNVSIVLLRRVAGAMGAHLEDLIPSSEPIPDWAVIRDLLRKASPNQIAQAKDMLAGSSPLAPRGASFSGIALIGLRGAGKTTLGRMLAKKIGWSFVELNKEIEAQNGLSVAEIIALYGQEGFRRMEQAALTQLLARKELMVLATGGGIVSEALTFDLILSSFYTIWLKAEPEEHMARVRRQGDLRPMADDRSAMAELRNILVSREPLYARASAVVDTAGLSVDAAAARLIDSVRPVLQNEARSFGLRSVAL, encoded by the coding sequence ATGGGGATCATGACCGAAGCCAACGATCCGGAAACCGACTTCCTCGAACAGCTCGGGCAGCGGGTGCGCACCATGCGCGCGCTGCGCGGCATGTCGCGCAAGGTGCTCGCCAAGGTCTCCGGCATTTCCGAACGCTACATCGCCCAGCTCGAAAGCGGCAAAGGCAATGTCTCGATCGTGCTGCTGCGCCGTGTCGCAGGCGCGATGGGCGCGCATCTCGAGGATCTGATCCCCTCGAGCGAGCCGATCCCGGATTGGGCCGTGATCCGCGATCTCCTGCGCAAGGCGTCGCCGAACCAGATCGCGCAGGCCAAGGACATGCTCGCCGGCAGCAGCCCGCTGGCGCCGCGCGGCGCCTCGTTCTCCGGCATCGCGCTGATCGGCCTGCGCGGCGCCGGCAAGACCACGCTCGGGCGGATGCTGGCGAAGAAGATCGGCTGGAGCTTTGTCGAGCTCAACAAGGAGATCGAGGCGCAGAACGGCCTGTCGGTTGCCGAGATCATCGCGCTATACGGCCAGGAAGGCTTTCGCCGCATGGAGCAGGCCGCGCTGACGCAGCTGCTCGCGCGCAAGGAATTGATGGTGCTGGCGACCGGCGGCGGCATCGTCTCCGAGGCGCTGACCTTCGACCTGATCCTGTCGTCGTTCTACACGATCTGGCTGAAGGCCGAGCCGGAAGAGCATATGGCCCGCGTCCGCCGCCAGGGCGATCTGCGCCCGATGGCCGACGACCGCTCGGCGATGGCCGAATTGCGCAACATCCTGGTCAGCCGCGAACCGCTCTACGCCCGCGCATCCGCCGTGGTCGACACCGCCGGGCTCTCGGTCGATGCCGCCGCCGCGCGATTGATCGATTCGGTGCGGCCGGTGCTGCAGAACGAGGCGCGCTCCTTCGGGCTGCGCAGCGTGGCGCTGTAG
- a CDS encoding ABC transporter substrate-binding protein, whose translation MKKAFWLAGATALALAQPATAADSVRIGFVSTFSGPTAVIGNDMRNSFELALDHLGRKIDGKPVEVIYEDDQQKPDVGKQKTEKLVQSDKVDFIVGYIWSNVLLASLKTAVDSKTFLISANAGPSQLAGELCSPYVFSTSWQNDQTPAAMGLYMNQKGVKSVFLIGPNYAAGKDMLAGVKSTFKGEVVGEEYTVWPSQLDFSAELTKARNSKAESIFVFYPGAAGVQFLNQYAQAGIKAQIPLYTAFTVDELSLPLQKDNAIGIPGAQEWVNDLPNAENKKFVEDYRKKYPGLRPTYYGAQAYDAAQLINSAVVAVKGDLTKKDAMKAEMEKANFKSLRGPFKYGNNHIPIQNFYLQDVVKDADGQLSLKTVATIVKDDQDKFHDKCAMK comes from the coding sequence ATGAAAAAGGCATTCTGGCTGGCAGGCGCCACGGCTTTGGCGCTCGCGCAGCCCGCGACGGCGGCTGACAGCGTCAGGATCGGCTTTGTCTCGACCTTCAGCGGTCCGACCGCCGTGATCGGCAACGACATGCGCAATTCGTTCGAGCTCGCGCTCGACCACCTTGGCCGCAAGATCGATGGCAAGCCGGTCGAGGTGATCTACGAGGACGACCAGCAGAAGCCCGACGTCGGCAAGCAGAAGACCGAGAAGCTGGTGCAGTCCGACAAGGTCGATTTCATCGTCGGCTACATCTGGTCGAACGTGCTGCTGGCGTCGCTGAAGACCGCGGTCGATTCGAAAACCTTCCTGATCTCGGCCAATGCCGGTCCGTCGCAGCTCGCCGGCGAATTGTGCTCGCCTTACGTGTTCTCGACCTCCTGGCAGAACGACCAGACGCCCGCCGCGATGGGCCTCTACATGAACCAGAAGGGCGTCAAGTCGGTGTTCCTGATCGGCCCGAACTATGCCGCCGGCAAGGACATGCTCGCGGGCGTGAAGAGCACCTTCAAGGGCGAGGTGGTCGGCGAGGAATACACGGTGTGGCCGAGCCAGCTCGACTTCTCCGCGGAGCTGACCAAGGCGCGCAACTCCAAGGCCGAGTCGATTTTCGTGTTCTATCCGGGCGCCGCCGGCGTCCAGTTCCTGAACCAGTACGCCCAGGCCGGCATCAAGGCGCAGATCCCGCTCTATACCGCCTTCACCGTCGACGAATTGTCGCTGCCGCTGCAGAAGGACAACGCGATTGGCATTCCCGGCGCGCAGGAATGGGTCAACGACCTGCCGAACGCCGAGAACAAGAAGTTCGTCGAGGACTATCGCAAGAAGTATCCCGGCCTGCGCCCGACCTATTACGGCGCCCAGGCCTATGACGCCGCCCAGCTGATCAACAGCGCCGTCGTCGCGGTGAAGGGCGACCTCACCAAGAAGGACGCCATGAAGGCGGAGATGGAGAAGGCCAACTTCAAGTCGCTGCGCGGCCCGTTCAAGTATGGCAACAACCACATCCCGATCCAGAACTTCTACCTGCAGGACGTGGTCAAGGACGCCGACGGCCAGCTCTCGCTGAAGACGGTCGCGACCATCGTCAAGGACGACCAGGACAAATTCCACGACAAGTGCGCGATGAAGTGA
- a CDS encoding glutamine synthetase family protein — protein MSFVERHGLWSDEQKEAANRLRRIVEEKNLEVIRLSFPDQHGILRGKTLIASEAVRSLEGGCSITTTMLAKDTSHKTVFPVFTAGGGFGMKEMEGAADVLMVADPTTFRVLPWAENTGWLLCDLYFSDGRPVPFATRNLYRKVLDQLASRGYDFVAGLEVEFHLFRLDDAHMAPEDAGQPGRPPSVSLLSHGYQYLTEQRYDQMEPALEIIRRDIIALDLPLRTVEVEFGPSQCEFTFAPTVGLAPADIMVLFRSAVKQIARRHGYHATFMCRPKLPNVFASGWHLHQSLVSRAGGENAFMAKETGEPLSPLGRAWLAGLIEHARASTVFTTPTINGYKRYRSYSLAPDRAIWGRDNRGVMIRVLGGTNDPATRLENRIGEPAANPYLYMASQILSGLDGVDRKLDPGPSADTPYETKAALLPKSLREAVFALQDDPFFRQALGPEFVDYYVFIKNAEIERFQAEVSDWEQREYFEMF, from the coding sequence GTGAGCTTCGTCGAGCGTCACGGCCTGTGGTCGGATGAGCAGAAGGAGGCCGCGAACCGCCTCCGCCGCATCGTCGAGGAGAAGAACCTCGAAGTCATCCGCCTGTCATTCCCGGACCAGCACGGCATCCTGCGCGGCAAGACGCTGATCGCCAGTGAAGCGGTGCGTTCGCTGGAGGGCGGCTGCTCGATCACCACGACGATGCTCGCCAAGGACACCTCGCACAAGACGGTGTTTCCGGTGTTCACCGCAGGCGGCGGCTTCGGCATGAAGGAGATGGAAGGCGCGGCCGACGTGCTGATGGTCGCCGACCCCACCACGTTCCGCGTACTGCCCTGGGCGGAGAACACCGGCTGGCTGCTCTGCGACCTCTATTTCAGCGACGGACGGCCGGTGCCGTTCGCGACCCGCAATCTCTATCGCAAGGTGCTCGATCAGCTCGCAAGCCGCGGCTACGATTTCGTCGCCGGCCTCGAGGTCGAATTCCATCTGTTCAGGCTCGACGACGCCCACATGGCGCCGGAGGATGCCGGCCAGCCCGGCCGGCCGCCGTCGGTCAGCCTGCTGTCGCACGGCTATCAGTATCTCACCGAGCAGCGCTACGATCAGATGGAGCCGGCGCTCGAGATCATTCGCCGCGACATCATCGCGCTCGACCTGCCCTTGCGCACGGTCGAGGTCGAGTTCGGCCCGAGCCAGTGCGAATTCACCTTCGCGCCCACCGTGGGGCTTGCGCCCGCCGACATCATGGTGCTGTTCCGTTCCGCGGTGAAGCAGATCGCGCGCCGCCACGGCTATCACGCGACCTTCATGTGCCGGCCGAAACTGCCGAACGTGTTCGCGAGCGGCTGGCACCTGCACCAGTCGCTGGTGTCGCGCGCGGGCGGCGAGAACGCCTTCATGGCCAAGGAGACCGGCGAGCCGCTGAGCCCGCTCGGCCGCGCCTGGCTCGCGGGCCTGATCGAGCATGCACGCGCCTCGACCGTGTTCACGACGCCGACCATCAACGGCTACAAGCGCTACCGCTCCTATTCGCTGGCGCCCGATCGCGCGATCTGGGGCCGCGACAACCGCGGCGTGATGATCCGCGTGCTCGGCGGCACGAATGATCCGGCAACGCGGCTGGAGAACCGGATCGGCGAGCCGGCCGCCAATCCCTATCTCTATATGGCAAGCCAAATCCTCTCCGGCCTCGACGGCGTCGACCGCAAGCTCGATCCCGGCCCGTCCGCCGACACGCCCTACGAGACCAAGGCCGCGCTCTTGCCGAAATCACTGCGCGAAGCCGTGTTCGCGCTTCAAGACGATCCGTTCTTCCGCCAGGCGCTGGGGCCCGAGTTCGTCGACTATTACGTCTTCATCAAGAACGCGGAGATCGAGCGTTTCCAGGCCGAGGTGTCGGACTGGGAGCAGCGCGAATATTTCGAAATGTTTTGA
- a CDS encoding RNA polymerase sigma factor — MTSPPQAPAATEVEALLAAMRPRLHRYCARMVGSVIDGEDVLQDALIKAMEAFAPAAPIQHPEAWLFRIAHNTALDFLRRRNRQEALHAPEEVDMMAGDLDDVGRREIAASSLRTFMRLPVAQRSSVILMDVLGCSLQEVCGIMDFSLPAVKATLHRGRTQLRAFSREPDDAPRPGLSPADRTRLNAYVGRFNDRDFDAIRAMIADDIRLELVNKTRLNGKAEVSRYFGNYSKIDDWHLVTGQVEGRPAILVFNPSAHGGPPRSFMLLDWSADKVATIRDFRHAPYAIDGAEWAVDQG; from the coding sequence ATGACGTCACCACCCCAAGCGCCGGCCGCGACCGAGGTCGAGGCGCTGCTGGCGGCGATGCGGCCAAGGCTGCATCGCTACTGCGCCCGCATGGTCGGATCGGTCATCGACGGCGAGGATGTGCTGCAGGACGCGCTGATCAAGGCGATGGAAGCCTTCGCGCCTGCAGCCCCGATCCAGCACCCGGAAGCTTGGCTGTTCCGGATCGCGCACAACACCGCGCTCGATTTCCTCAGGCGGCGCAACCGCCAGGAAGCGCTCCACGCGCCGGAGGAGGTGGACATGATGGCCGGAGACCTTGACGACGTCGGCCGCCGTGAGATCGCAGCAAGCAGCCTGCGCACCTTCATGCGGCTGCCGGTTGCGCAGCGTTCCAGCGTGATCCTGATGGATGTTCTCGGCTGCTCGTTGCAGGAAGTCTGCGGCATCATGGATTTCAGCCTGCCCGCGGTGAAGGCCACGCTGCACCGCGGACGCACGCAACTGCGCGCGTTCTCCCGCGAGCCCGACGATGCGCCGCGGCCCGGCCTGTCGCCGGCCGATCGCACCAGGCTGAACGCCTATGTCGGCCGCTTCAACGACCGCGACTTCGATGCCATCCGCGCCATGATCGCCGATGACATCAGGCTCGAGCTTGTCAACAAGACACGGCTGAACGGCAAGGCCGAGGTGTCACGCTACTTCGGCAATTATTCGAAGATCGACGACTGGCACCTGGTGACCGGACAGGTCGAGGGACGTCCCGCGATCCTGGTGTTCAATCCGAGCGCACACGGTGGGCCGCCGCGATCGTTCATGCTGCTCGACTGGTCGGCCGACAAGGTCGCGACCATCCGGGATTTCCGCCACGCGCCCTATGCGATCGACGGCGCCGAGTGGGCGGTGGATCAAGGGTGA
- a CDS encoding IclR family transcriptional regulator C-terminal domain-containing protein: MPKLKRTDQDERATDFVEALDRGLRLLQVFGTVSGPATLSDLARAADLPRATARRILFTLAHGGFVATDGKLFTLTPHVLTLAGSFLQSNQVVTVLQPVLDRIATAAQEIASLALLDGDDVVFVARSSPTRVFSAGLDIGYRLPAFCTSVGRAMLGRLGDEELAARLKAMRRDPVTPQTTTDPKKLLITIIADRAQGYSLVDREAEPHFRSISVPVRRYDGTIVAAINMGAHVDRVPAKELIDRFLPLLRDGADDVKSRLL, translated from the coding sequence ATGCCCAAGCTGAAGCGGACCGATCAGGACGAGCGCGCCACCGACTTCGTCGAGGCGCTCGATCGCGGCCTGCGCCTGTTGCAGGTGTTCGGCACCGTCTCGGGTCCTGCGACCTTGAGCGATCTCGCGCGCGCCGCCGATCTGCCGCGCGCCACCGCGCGCCGCATCCTGTTCACGCTCGCGCATGGCGGCTTCGTCGCAACCGACGGCAAGCTGTTCACGCTGACGCCGCATGTGCTGACGCTGGCCGGATCCTTCCTGCAATCCAACCAGGTGGTGACGGTGCTGCAGCCGGTGCTCGATCGCATCGCGACCGCAGCGCAGGAGATCGCCTCGCTCGCGCTGCTCGATGGCGACGACGTGGTGTTCGTCGCGCGCTCGAGCCCGACGCGGGTGTTCTCCGCTGGCCTCGATATCGGCTACCGGCTGCCGGCGTTCTGCACGTCAGTGGGCCGCGCGATGCTCGGCCGGCTCGGCGACGAGGAACTGGCGGCGCGGCTGAAGGCGATGCGCCGCGATCCGGTGACGCCGCAGACCACGACCGATCCGAAGAAACTGCTCATCACCATCATCGCCGATCGCGCGCAAGGCTACTCGCTGGTCGACCGCGAAGCCGAGCCGCATTTCCGTTCGATCTCGGTGCCGGTGCGCCGCTATGACGGCACCATCGTCGCCGCCATCAATATGGGCGCGCATGTCGATCGCGTTCCGGCCAAGGAATTGATCGACCGTTTCCTGCCGTTGCTGCGCGACGGCGCTGATGATGTGAAGAGCCGGCTGTTGTAG
- a CDS encoding branched-chain amino acid ABC transporter permease, with translation MYLVVEQLLNGLQFGLLLFLLAAGLTLVFGIMDFVNLAHGSLYMMGAYFAATFVAWTGSFVLGALLALGATLLLGIVLEYVALRHLYGRDHLDQVLATFGLILFFNDAVRLIWGPAGLALPLPAWLTVPVQIIPGVFYPAYRLMIIVVALAVAAMLYLVVMRTRVGMLIRAGASNREMIGALGINIKLLFTLVFGLGAALAGLAGLMQAPILTVQIGMGENILILAFVIIVIGGIGSIRGAFMAAVFVGIIDTMGRAFLPDLLRKVLSGAAASTAAPALSSMLIYLLMAIILVLRPEGLFPAAKR, from the coding sequence ATGTATCTCGTCGTCGAACAACTGCTGAACGGCCTGCAATTCGGCCTGCTGCTGTTCCTGCTGGCGGCCGGACTGACGCTGGTGTTCGGCATCATGGATTTCGTCAATCTGGCGCACGGCTCGCTCTATATGATGGGCGCCTATTTCGCGGCGACCTTCGTGGCCTGGACCGGCAGTTTTGTACTCGGCGCGCTGCTGGCGCTGGGCGCCACGCTGCTGCTCGGCATCGTGCTGGAATATGTCGCGCTCCGGCATCTCTACGGCCGCGACCATCTCGACCAGGTGCTGGCAACGTTCGGCTTGATCCTGTTCTTCAACGACGCCGTCCGGCTGATCTGGGGCCCGGCCGGTCTCGCGCTGCCGCTGCCGGCCTGGCTCACCGTGCCGGTGCAGATCATTCCCGGCGTGTTTTACCCGGCCTACCGGCTGATGATCATCGTGGTCGCGCTGGCGGTCGCCGCGATGCTCTATCTCGTCGTGATGCGCACCCGCGTCGGCATGCTGATCCGCGCCGGCGCCTCCAACCGCGAGATGATCGGGGCGCTTGGCATCAACATCAAGCTGCTGTTCACGCTGGTGTTCGGCCTTGGCGCCGCGCTTGCCGGTCTCGCCGGGCTGATGCAGGCGCCGATCCTCACCGTGCAGATCGGCATGGGCGAGAACATCCTGATCCTCGCCTTCGTCATCATCGTGATCGGTGGCATCGGCTCGATCCGCGGCGCCTTCATGGCCGCGGTCTTCGTCGGCATCATCGACACGATGGGCCGCGCCTTCCTGCCCGACCTGCTGCGCAAGGTGTTGAGCGGTGCGGCGGCCTCGACCGCGGCGCCGGCGCTGTCCTCGATGCTGATCTATCTCTTGATGGCGATCATCCTTGTGCTGCGGCCCGAGGGGCTGTTCCCGGCGGCCAAACGATGA
- a CDS encoding ABC transporter ATP-binding protein, with protein sequence MPDPLLRVDNLVRRYGGITATDNLSMEVIPGELHAIIGPNGAGKTTLISQLTGQVMPNSGTIYFAGRDVTHLPSYKRSRLGLARSFQITSLLKDFSAIDNVALAAQAHDGHSFRFWGNARKERHLRATARAALERVGLGQRADIVVSQLSHGEQRELELAVALATKPQLLLLDEPMAGLGVTESARMVALLKELRKEVTIVLVEHDMEAVFALADRITVLVYGRVIACGVPDAIRKDEEVKRAYLGDQHAVTRHG encoded by the coding sequence CTGCCTGATCCCTTGCTGCGCGTCGACAATCTGGTGCGCCGCTATGGCGGCATCACCGCGACCGACAACCTCTCGATGGAGGTCATTCCGGGCGAGCTGCACGCCATCATCGGCCCCAACGGCGCCGGCAAGACCACGCTGATCAGCCAGCTCACCGGGCAGGTGATGCCGAATTCCGGCACCATCTACTTCGCAGGCCGCGATGTTACGCACCTGCCGTCCTACAAGCGCAGCCGGCTTGGGCTGGCGCGCTCGTTCCAGATCACCTCGCTGCTGAAGGATTTCTCCGCGATCGACAATGTCGCGCTCGCGGCGCAAGCGCATGACGGCCACTCGTTCCGCTTCTGGGGCAATGCGCGCAAGGAGCGGCATTTGCGCGCCACCGCGCGCGCGGCGCTGGAGCGCGTCGGCCTCGGCCAGCGCGCCGATATCGTGGTCTCGCAATTGAGCCATGGCGAGCAGCGCGAGCTCGAGCTCGCGGTCGCGCTCGCCACCAAGCCGCAGCTTTTGCTGCTCGACGAGCCGATGGCAGGGCTCGGCGTCACCGAATCCGCGCGGATGGTCGCGTTGCTGAAGGAGCTGCGCAAGGAAGTCACCATCGTGCTGGTCGAGCACGACATGGAGGCGGTGTTCGCGCTCGCCGACCGCATCACGGTCTTGGTCTATGGCCGCGTCATCGCCTGCGGCGTGCCGGACGCGATCCGCAAGGACGAAGAGGTCAAGCGCGCCTATCTCGGCGATCAGCATGCGGTGACGCGCCATGGCTGA
- a CDS encoding aromatic ring-hydroxylating dioxygenase subunit alpha — MMSQEANDLITRTGAKDPCGKLMRMYWQPAALVDELEGPRPVRPVRLLGENLVLFRGEDGSYGLIDRHCAHRGADLAFGRLEHGGLRCAFHGWLFDTSGQCIETPAEPAGSQLCKGIKQRSYPVVEKSGILWAYLGEGAPPAFPELDCFVAPDSHTFAFKGHMNCNWLQALEVGIDPAHASFLHRFFEDEDTSAAYGKQFRGASAGSDMPMTKILREYDRPIINVEHTEYGLRLIALRELDAERTHVRVTNQLFPHGFVIPMSTEMTITQWHVPVDDENCYWYAIFTSYAAPVDKQKMRDQRLELYTLPDYKSRKNRSNDYGFDPHEQATETYTGMGTDINVHDQWAVESMGAIQDRTNEHLGQSDKAIVQYRRLLRQEIEKVSGGEKPMLFLDEASARSIQGPATMDGIGPTLGWELYWMEVDVKRRRGAPWAAPVPREIAGKVHHLTAAE, encoded by the coding sequence ATGATGAGCCAGGAAGCGAACGATCTGATCACCCGCACGGGGGCTAAGGACCCCTGCGGAAAGCTGATGCGGATGTACTGGCAGCCGGCGGCGCTGGTCGACGAGCTGGAAGGACCGCGCCCGGTTCGACCGGTGCGGCTGCTCGGCGAAAACCTGGTGCTGTTCCGCGGCGAGGACGGAAGCTACGGGCTGATCGATCGCCACTGCGCGCATCGCGGCGCCGACCTCGCCTTCGGCCGGCTCGAGCATGGCGGGCTGCGCTGCGCCTTCCACGGCTGGCTGTTCGACACCAGTGGCCAGTGCATCGAGACGCCGGCCGAACCTGCCGGATCGCAGCTCTGCAAGGGCATCAAACAGCGCTCGTATCCGGTGGTGGAGAAGAGCGGCATCCTGTGGGCGTATCTCGGCGAAGGCGCACCGCCGGCATTTCCGGAGCTCGACTGCTTCGTCGCGCCCGACAGCCATACGTTTGCATTCAAGGGCCACATGAACTGCAACTGGCTGCAAGCGCTCGAGGTCGGCATCGATCCGGCGCACGCCTCCTTCCTGCATCGCTTCTTCGAGGACGAGGACACCTCGGCCGCCTACGGCAAGCAATTCCGCGGCGCCTCCGCCGGCAGCGACATGCCGATGACCAAGATCCTGCGCGAATATGACCGGCCGATCATCAATGTCGAGCACACCGAATACGGCCTGCGCCTGATCGCGCTGCGCGAGCTCGACGCGGAGCGCACCCATGTGCGCGTCACCAATCAATTATTCCCGCACGGCTTCGTCATCCCGATGTCGACCGAGATGACGATCACGCAGTGGCACGTGCCGGTCGATGACGAGAACTGCTACTGGTATGCGATCTTCACCAGCTACGCGGCGCCGGTCGACAAGCAGAAGATGCGCGACCAGCGGCTCGAGCTCTATACGCTGCCCGACTACAAGTCGCGCAAGAACCGCAGCAACGATTACGGCTTCGATCCGCACGAGCAGGCGACCGAGACCTATACCGGGATGGGCACCGACATCAACGTCCACGACCAGTGGGCGGTGGAATCGATGGGGGCGATCCAGGATCGCACCAACGAGCATCTCGGCCAGAGCGACAAGGCGATCGTGCAGTACCGCCGCCTGCTGCGGCAGGAGATCGAAAAGGTTTCCGGCGGCGAAAAACCGATGCTGTTCCTCGACGAAGCCTCGGCGCGCAGCATCCAGGGCCCCGCCACGATGGACGGCATCGGGCCGACGCTGGGCTGGGAGCTCTACTGGATGGAGGTCGACGTCAAGCGCCGCCGCGGCGCGCCGTGGGCCGCGCCCGTGCCGCGCGAGATCGCCGGCAAGGTGCATCATCTGACGGCGGCGGAATAG
- a CDS encoding ABC transporter ATP-binding protein has translation MADIKTAETLLEVDAIETCYGLSQVLYGLSLQIKAGEMVALMGRNGMGKTTTIRSIMGLTPARSGAIRFAGEAVRGLPSYRIAKLGIGLVPEGRQIFPNLTVRENLVAASGNRLGASDPWTIDKIHALFPRLAERTSNMGITLSGGEQQMLAIGRALMTNPRLLILDEATEGLAPLIRDEIWSCLSMLKGRGQSVLVIDKNVGNLTRIADRHYIIERGKTVWSGTSEQLIAEPDLQHKYLGI, from the coding sequence ATGGCTGATATTAAAACCGCTGAAACCCTGCTCGAAGTCGACGCGATCGAGACCTGCTACGGGTTGAGCCAGGTGCTGTACGGCCTGTCGTTGCAGATCAAAGCGGGCGAGATGGTCGCTCTGATGGGCCGCAACGGCATGGGCAAGACCACGACCATCCGCTCGATCATGGGCCTGACGCCCGCGCGATCAGGCGCCATCCGCTTCGCCGGCGAGGCGGTGCGCGGCCTGCCGTCGTACAGGATAGCAAAGCTCGGCATCGGCCTCGTGCCGGAGGGCCGCCAGATCTTTCCGAACCTGACGGTGCGCGAAAATCTCGTCGCCGCATCAGGCAATCGGCTGGGCGCCTCCGATCCCTGGACGATCGACAAGATCCATGCGCTGTTCCCGCGGCTCGCCGAACGCACCAGCAATATGGGCATCACGCTGTCCGGCGGCGAGCAGCAGATGCTCGCGATCGGCCGCGCGCTGATGACCAACCCGAGGCTCCTGATCCTCGACGAGGCCACCGAAGGCCTTGCGCCGTTGATCCGCGATGAGATCTGGAGCTGCCTGTCGATGCTGAAGGGACGCGGGCAGTCGGTGCTGGTCATCGACAAGAACGTCGGAAACCTCACCCGCATCGCCGACCGCCACTACATCATCGAGCGCGGCAAGACGGTGTGGAGCGGGACGAGCGAGCAGTTGATCGCGGAGCCGGATCTGCAGCACAAGTACCTGGGGATTTGA